GGGCTTGAATTTCTACATCACTTCCCAGTGAATACTGAAGGTTTTGAGTATCAAATGGCTTCAATGACGGAATCACATTTGTAGTTATCACGCGTGAAATGTCCAAAATTTTTACATCCTCAGGAACCGCAGGTACTAAGTTAGCCACTACACTATCCGGTGGTTCAGGAGAAGGCAGCTCATCATCTATAACTGCAGGTGTGGGGGTAGCTGCGGGTGTCGTTGTGCGTGTAGCTGTGGGAGTAGGAGTAATACCGGAAGTTGTTGGAGCACTTGCCAATGTACCGGTAGGTTGTGGAGTATGGCTGTTGGATGCACTAGGAGTATTTGTTGGTGCAGGTGTAGGAGTTTTTGTCGGTGTAGAAACTTTCTGGGGGGGTGCAACTGTTGCAATAGTGTTGTTATTTTTAAACACTTTAAATTCGTATATGCTTGCCCAAGCTCCATTTGGCATTCCAGTTACCGTAATACGCACATAGCGCACGCCATTTGCCAGGAAATAATCTGATTGAACATCATCAGATTCTGTATTATTTGATCTATCAACCTTCATAATCCAATTAATGCTGTTTGATGATACATCTATTTTGTACCTGTATATCTTTCCTAAATCCTTCTTCCAAAAAACTTCAGTACCTGCTATATTATAAAATCCACCCAGGTCTACTTGCAGATAGTGACCTGCGTCATCATTGGCAGCACACCATCTTGTCGAAGCATTTCCATCAACTGCATAGCCTGCAAAGAAACTATTTGCTGGTGGATTTGGGTTATACCCGTATCCAAATCCTTGATAAGGATTATATCCGGGATAGAAACCGTTATTGTTTCCTGTACTGTAATTATAATATTGTGAATCTGATATTGCCATTTTATTCAATGCAATATTTTGCATGGTTGGTGTTGGTAAGACTTTAGTTGGTGTTGGAGTACTTGTAGGTACACTTGTAGGTGTGTTTGTCGGCGTTTTTGTAGGAGTATGTAAAGATGTATTTGTTGGGCTATATGTAGACGCCTTTGTTGGAGTACTTACCGGAAATGTAGTTGGAGTATAAGTCGGAGCAGTAGTACTTCCCCCTGAGAACATAAACCAGTCAATATTTACAGAGCCTGAGAACACGAGATATAGGTCGTAGGTTCCTCCTACACTGGTAACGCTGCATGTTTTCTCTGCATATGTATTCCAGCCCCCTGTTGATGTTAAATTCAAGGTGCCTAAAAGTGTACCTGATACACTGTTTAGTCTTATCTGAATATTCATAGAATTTGCTGTTGCAATAAAAGCCTTGAATGATGTTGCTCCGCTTCCGAAGTTGATATTTCTATAAACAAGATAGTTGCCGTTATTAATATACCCGACACCGCTTCCTCCATTTGTAGTGGTTATCTTTTGAATGCTTGCACCATTAAAACTACTGTAGTCTTCGGCCTCCAACCTTGAAAAAGCACTATTCTGGGTTGCCGATATAGTTGGTGTTGGTGTAGCAGTTGGAGTTGGGGTCGGGGTTGATGTTGGTGTATTGGTCGGAGTTGGTGTATTGGTCGGAGTTGGCGTTGGTGTTTTAGTAGGAGTTGGTGAATAGCTTGGTGCTGTTGTTGGAGTAGCATTTGGTACGTTAGTTGGTGTAGGTGTTTGGGTCTGAGTGGGAGTTGGCGTTTTAGTAGGAATGGGAGTCGGGGTTGGCGTTGGTGCTACATCTGTTGAAAAAGTAAACCAGTCAATATCCACACCTCCCGAGAATACCAAACAAATATCGTTTATTCCCGTAACTCGAGATATATTACAGGAACTCACACGGTAAATATTCCAGTTACCTGTAGGCCCTATTGTAACTGTTCCCAATTTCGGACCGTTTAGATTATATAATCTTATGTCTATTGTAGCTATTGCCTGGTAGTTAAATGCAGCATTTACCTTAAACGAGATTGCCCCAGTGCTTCCAAAGTCCACTGAATTGTATATCATATGGTCCCCGCCAAAAATATATCCCATACTGTATTGACCATTACCTAAACTTATTGACTGCATGGTTCCAGAGTTAAGGATATTATAGTTTTCTGCTTCTATTCTCGAAAAAGCACTCCTCTGGGTTATCCATGTATATGGTGTTGGAGTTGGGGTAGGAGTTGGGGTTTTTGTATATGAAGGCACAGGAGTTGAAACAATATTTGATGAACCTCCCGGTATTTGCCCCCAAACCAGATTGCCTCCAATATGTGCTGTTACTTTTGTCCAGTCAACATAATTCGTTGCATAATTATTAAAAGAATAATCATTATTTTGATTATAGGAATTATTATCCATTTTTGTAAACCTTGTCTGGATAACTATTGAGCTTCCTGCTTCAAAGCTTGCTGAAGAGTTAAATCCCAGTTCAAAATAATAATCGGCATCCGATTGAGGGTTGGGCATTTTAACAAATTTTCCGGTAATATTACTTATTGACAATGTTGACCAGTCACAATAAAATTGCTGTTGGAATTCACCATCTATAGTATAGTAATACCTCAATTTAATATCGGAAAAGCTTATTGAGTTTGTACCGGTATTGGTTATTTTGAACTGAGGATACACAACTATGGAAGGTCCAGATTTATTATTGTTGAAAAACTGTACCTGAAGTGAATTTGTGGCAGCGTGAACCTTGCTGTCAAAAAAAGGAGCCATGTTGAAGAAGCCTCCGAATTGTACAAAGAAGAAAACAAAGCATATAAGCCATGTAAACAATCTTCTCTTGGACATAATTAATTCCTCCTAAGAACTTATTTTTTTAGGCTTAACCGACTAATAGAAAATAGGAATTCAAATTAAATAAATAAAAAAAATTAAATATATTTAAAAATTATGTTGAAACTCGATTGATATGTAAAAATGTTAAAATCTTGAATTTGGCAAAGTAAAGAACAAACAGCATTGACCCTTAGGAGCAAGCTAAAAATAACCATTGGAAAACGCAAGGAAAGTTATTTTTGATGTAATTCAAAGGAAATTTTCTCTTTGATGTTTTTGAAGT
The genomic region above belongs to Pseudobacteroides sp. and contains:
- a CDS encoding carbohydrate-binding protein, producing MSKRRLFTWLICFVFFFVQFGGFFNMAPFFDSKVHAATNSLQVQFFNNNKSGPSIVVYPQFKITNTGTNSISFSDIKLRYYYTIDGEFQQQFYCDWSTLSISNITGKFVKMPNPQSDADYYFELGFNSSASFEAGSSIVIQTRFTKMDNNSYNQNNDYSFNNYATNYVDWTKVTAHIGGNLVWGQIPGGSSNIVSTPVPSYTKTPTPTPTPTPYTWITQRSAFSRIEAENYNILNSGTMQSISLGNGQYSMGYIFGGDHMIYNSVDFGSTGAISFKVNAAFNYQAIATIDIRLYNLNGPKLGTVTIGPTGNWNIYRVSSCNISRVTGINDICLVFSGGVDIDWFTFSTDVAPTPTPTPIPTKTPTPTQTQTPTPTNVPNATPTTAPSYSPTPTKTPTPTPTNTPTPTNTPTSTPTPTPTATPTPTISATQNSAFSRLEAEDYSSFNGASIQKITTTNGGSGVGYINNGNYLVYRNINFGSGATSFKAFIATANSMNIQIRLNSVSGTLLGTLNLTSTGGWNTYAEKTCSVTSVGGTYDLYLVFSGSVNIDWFMFSGGSTTAPTYTPTTFPVSTPTKASTYSPTNTSLHTPTKTPTNTPTSVPTSTPTPTKVLPTPTMQNIALNKMAISDSQYYNYSTGNNNGFYPGYNPYQGFGYGYNPNPPANSFFAGYAVDGNASTRWCAANDDAGHYLQVDLGGFYNIAGTEVFWKKDLGKIYRYKIDVSSNSINWIMKVDRSNNTESDDVQSDYFLANGVRYVRITVTGMPNGAWASIYEFKVFKNNNTIATVAPPQKVSTPTKTPTPAPTNTPSASNSHTPQPTGTLASAPTTSGITPTPTATRTTTPAATPTPAVIDDELPSPEPPDSVVANLVPAVPEDVKILDISRVITTNVIPSLKPFDTQNLQYSLGSDVEIQAQEKNKEIILALDTSASMGASNGSEPFNDDIFKYTLFAGETDTSLDKRKQLYFESSGIKVKGSVHSNSKINIETSWDSSTFEGDIEAVSSLFATYGSSKFIGGTLSGSSVSAEGCALNNGASTKVPGNVSVIKGMASIPLDSLKQNAQERGVYYPSPTVAPTGQTLNFDSPVYAEKSLIISVDSYKGTGLVAAKEKITIQGTNVSQDAGSSMCIYSGGDVEIQCNNGSMNGIIYAPNGNVYLSGSNFTINGKIIAKSITSCTYGINIIDQGYSNIVAELKEYFDSSLLEEKEAAKAFIDRFAGTDTRIGIISYAKTAVVAMDSYNNALFSLSRPANVAFLKAYIDRLKPQSEFLEGTSTPMRNIGDGMRRAYYILDNSPDINASKFVVVFADGAANVRTIDDPYTNNPFIIDGDAQYVAVDLPPPAPMLGTAGGYASYIGGMMRSNYHKIYFVSMSGAVTQLENIAVESGSSITSGSNHCYINIAPQTILSVTLAAATSVDNDVQYLEYADDLQFSMASFNEIFPAGVTVVSVAAPYDYFTITKIDSGPNKGRYQVSANINGLVLHKISQGSNGFAKYKLMAQKISINENGNISISLQPVDKIVIKVKYSSKSGPVKKVSNKLFYSEVNFNNNQVEYTDYFGNSGSAGAENYQQRLYISPDVM